A stretch of the Thermococcus sp. genome encodes the following:
- a CDS encoding ABC transporter permease, with product MREILRWELRSPLNLAMASGGAVLIGLVMKRYYMTWSASSHQGPYGVDILGSVFRDAFTGDVYLLLALLVPFLVTLAVRLERDEGVALSVYSLPVSRVRILLAKFLAAFLVLFIFVFSVHLLLFYLHFADTPKAVIEVLKVQTIPMAFFYLSALLFMVSVAAVVAIASPNTYVSIFGGFVLLYLPEFLGAGWFWLLKWRDALTNYMWATISLSMDPVFGREFIKASLLPALVLTALYLLIGNWRDVR from the coding sequence TTGAGGGAAATCCTCCGCTGGGAGCTCCGCTCCCCCCTAAACCTTGCGATGGCCTCCGGGGGTGCGGTTCTGATAGGACTGGTCATGAAGCGGTACTACATGACCTGGAGTGCGAGCTCCCACCAGGGGCCGTACGGGGTTGATATACTGGGTTCCGTTTTTCGCGACGCGTTCACCGGTGACGTCTACCTCCTCCTGGCCCTCCTCGTTCCCTTCCTCGTCACCCTGGCGGTGAGGCTCGAAAGGGACGAGGGGGTCGCGCTTTCCGTCTATTCCCTCCCGGTTTCGAGGGTTAGAATCCTCCTCGCCAAGTTCCTGGCGGCTTTCCTGGTGCTCTTCATCTTCGTCTTCTCGGTGCATCTGCTGCTCTTCTACCTTCACTTCGCGGACACCCCCAAAGCCGTCATCGAGGTGCTGAAGGTCCAGACCATCCCAATGGCTTTCTTCTACCTCTCGGCCCTTCTCTTCATGGTCTCGGTCGCGGCAGTGGTTGCCATAGCCTCACCCAACACCTACGTTTCGATCTTCGGCGGCTTCGTGCTCCTCTACCTCCCCGAGTTCCTGGGCGCCGGGTGGTTCTGGCTCCTGAAGTGGAGGGATGCACTGACCAACTATATGTGGGCCACGATATCCCTGAGCATGGATCCGGTCTTTGGCCGGGAGTTCATCAAAGCATCGCTCCTCCCCGCCCTCGTTCTCACGGCGCTCTACCTCCTTATCGGCAACTGGAGGGACGTGAGATGA
- a CDS encoding ferritin family protein, which translates to MEITDKEVFEIAISSEIRAREAYEKLASMTKSDIIRDELLFLAREEDKHREIIEKMAEKFEGTRTEPKKIDIDVMGEFRVIAEKMAEAIKKPDINIDEVYEIAMKAEVVSEKLYKELAGYAATDNTRLILEMLADMEHNHYNILKKQYDYIMRYPEIYKEEFYDQLMKDVNFNF; encoded by the coding sequence AACCGACAAAGAGGTTTTTGAGATAGCGATAAGCTCCGAGATTAGGGCCAGGGAGGCCTACGAGAAGCTGGCCTCCATGACCAAGAGCGACATAATACGCGACGAGCTCCTGTTTCTTGCGAGGGAAGAGGACAAGCACCGCGAGATAATAGAAAAGATGGCCGAGAAGTTCGAGGGCACCAGGACAGAGCCTAAGAAGATAGACATCGACGTCATGGGTGAGTTCAGGGTCATCGCCGAGAAGATGGCGGAGGCTATTAAGAAGCCTGACATCAACATCGACGAGGTCTACGAGATAGCCATGAAGGCAGAAGTCGTCAGCGAGAAGCTCTACAAGGAGTTAGCCGGCTACGCCGCCACCGACAACACGCGCCTCATCCTTGAGATGCTCGCGGACATGGAGCACAACCACTACAACATCCTGAAGAAGCAGTACGACTACATCATGCGCTACCCGGAGATATACAAGGAGGAGTTCTACGACCAGCTGATGAAGGATGTAAACTTCAACTTCTGA